Proteins found in one Enterobacter sp. RHBSTW-00175 genomic segment:
- a CDS encoding head-tail connector protein: MVDLDVVKQHCRIDTDFTGDDALLGIYTGAAARYVQNWTRRTLYENEDSPGYADDPDSILLNDDVKAAMLLLIGHWYANREPVAIGQTVAEVPFAVEALLQPYRIYGV, from the coding sequence ATGGTCGATCTTGATGTGGTGAAGCAGCACTGCCGCATTGATACCGACTTTACCGGTGATGATGCCCTGCTGGGAATTTACACGGGGGCGGCGGCGCGATACGTGCAGAACTGGACACGACGAACGCTCTATGAAAATGAGGACAGTCCTGGTTACGCAGACGACCCAGACTCGATTCTGCTCAATGACGATGTGAAGGCGGCCATGTTACTGCTGATCGGGCACTGGTACGCCAATCGTGAACCTGTAGCTATTGGGCAGACTGTTGCAGAGGTCCCGTTTGCAGTTGAAGCCCTGCTGCAACCATATCGAATTTACGGTGTGTAG
- a CDS encoding phage tail assembly chaperone, translating to MKNIKNLALAKMSGFRHKTVAVPEWEGVKVVLREPSGEAWLRWQEVVKAGDDDENVSVSEKAHRNLCADVVLFIDVLCDTDKQPVFSVDEEEQVREIYGPVHSRLLKQALDLINNADEAREKSQPPA from the coding sequence ATGAAGAATATTAAAAATCTCGCCCTGGCTAAGATGTCGGGTTTCCGTCATAAGACGGTCGCCGTTCCTGAGTGGGAAGGCGTCAAAGTGGTTCTGCGTGAGCCGTCTGGTGAAGCCTGGCTGCGCTGGCAGGAAGTGGTGAAAGCGGGTGATGATGACGAAAATGTGTCGGTATCGGAAAAGGCGCACCGCAATCTTTGTGCTGACGTGGTGCTCTTCATTGACGTCCTGTGTGACACCGATAAGCAACCGGTATTCAGCGTAGACGAAGAAGAGCAGGTACGTGAAATCTACGGCCCCGTCCATTCACGCCTTCTCAAACAGGCGCTTGACCTGATCAATAACGCGGACGAAGCGCGGGAAAAGTCTCAACCCCCGGCGTAA
- a CDS encoding phage head closure protein, which yields MQAGRLRDRVIIQNITTSRDPSGQPVESWHDGAETWAEVKGISGRELVAAGAETAVATIRVWTRFRSDITAASRIKVVTGPLKGAILNIIGPPIPDSRGVQLEILCKQGAEK from the coding sequence ATGCAGGCAGGAAGACTGAGAGACAGGGTGATAATTCAGAACATCACCACATCCAGAGATCCTTCTGGTCAGCCTGTTGAATCATGGCATGACGGCGCAGAAACCTGGGCAGAAGTAAAGGGCATCAGTGGGCGTGAGCTGGTAGCCGCTGGTGCTGAAACCGCAGTAGCCACTATCAGGGTATGGACACGATTTCGTAGCGATATTACTGCAGCGTCCAGAATCAAGGTTGTCACAGGCCCGCTCAAGGGGGCTATTTTGAATATCATTGGTCCGCCTATCCCTGACTCTCGTGGTGTTCAGCTAGAAATTCTTTGCAAACAGGGTGCCGAAAAATGA
- a CDS encoding DUF4035 domain-containing protein: MSLALRMGRTLSELRQNMTASELLMWIEFDRQSPVGDIRGDIQAAQIVSAIYGSQGAKVPLDDAILRWGDGEQSAPKDPFAALEAALTVATQ; this comes from the coding sequence ATGTCGCTTGCGCTCCGTATGGGGCGCACGCTCTCAGAGCTTCGACAGAATATGACGGCAAGCGAGCTTCTGATGTGGATTGAGTTCGACAGGCAAAGTCCAGTTGGCGATATTCGCGGGGATATCCAGGCTGCGCAGATTGTCTCTGCAATTTACGGTTCACAGGGGGCTAAAGTTCCGCTGGACGATGCGATCCTGCGCTGGGGTGATGGCGAACAGTCAGCACCGAAGGACCCATTTGCTGCTCTTGAGGCTGCACTTACTGTTGCAACTCAGTGA
- a CDS encoding DUF3168 domain-containing protein has protein sequence MNEDNIYALLSPLAEGRVYPYVAPLGSDGKPSVTPPWIIFSIVDDVSADVMCGQAESRVSVQVDVYATTITESRSLRDLALASLKSLNPTEVVKIPGYEPYYRLYRATLDFKVTP, from the coding sequence GTGAATGAAGATAATATCTACGCCTTGCTTTCTCCCCTGGCAGAAGGACGGGTATATCCCTATGTTGCGCCATTAGGTAGTGACGGGAAACCGTCGGTCACTCCACCCTGGATTATCTTTTCCATCGTCGATGATGTTTCCGCTGACGTGATGTGTGGCCAGGCAGAGAGCAGGGTTTCCGTTCAGGTCGATGTGTATGCCACAACGATCACTGAATCACGATCTCTGAGAGATTTGGCGCTTGCTTCGCTTAAGTCGTTAAACCCTACAGAGGTGGTAAAAATCCCCGGATACGAGCCATATTATCGGCTATACCGTGCCACCCTGGATTTTAAAGTTACACCTTGA
- a CDS encoding phage major capsid protein, translating into MSEVNDILKKVTAGIEEATGKFNAKAEEAVKEAQKSGKLSEETKAAVDKMASEFNALREAEKTLKAAMGELEQHVAQMPLANAAKVAETVGKVVINSEALKTFAASIEGGKRVSIPVNAALLSTDVADGVVEPQRLPGIDTAPKQRLFIRDLIAPGRTGAPAIFWVQQTGFTNAAKVVAEGTAKPYSDIEFATKITPVTTIAHMFKASKQILDDFAQLQSTVDAEMRYGLKYVEEQEILFGDGTGVHLHGIVPQASAFAPAFTVESQNGIDDLRLAMLQAQLARFPASGHVLHFIDWAKIELTKDSLGRYILANPAALTGPTLWGLPVVATEAAAFQGKFLTGAFNAAAQLFDREDANVVISTENADDFEKNMISIRCEERLALAVKRPEAFIYGAFSGGAGS; encoded by the coding sequence ATGTCTGAAGTAAACGATATTCTGAAAAAAGTCACTGCCGGCATTGAAGAGGCAACCGGCAAGTTCAACGCGAAAGCAGAAGAAGCAGTAAAAGAGGCGCAGAAATCAGGCAAGCTGTCTGAGGAAACAAAGGCAGCCGTTGATAAAATGGCTTCTGAGTTCAACGCCCTGCGCGAAGCAGAAAAAACGTTGAAGGCGGCGATGGGGGAACTGGAGCAACATGTTGCTCAGATGCCGCTGGCAAATGCTGCGAAAGTAGCTGAGACAGTCGGTAAAGTCGTGATCAACTCCGAAGCGCTGAAAACTTTCGCAGCGAGCATTGAAGGTGGCAAACGAGTAAGTATTCCAGTTAATGCAGCGCTTTTGTCCACTGACGTTGCTGATGGAGTTGTAGAACCCCAGCGCTTGCCAGGTATCGACACAGCACCTAAACAGCGGCTCTTCATCCGTGATTTGATTGCACCTGGACGCACCGGTGCTCCAGCTATTTTCTGGGTGCAGCAGACAGGCTTTACCAATGCAGCGAAAGTCGTTGCAGAGGGTACTGCCAAGCCTTACAGCGATATTGAATTCGCAACAAAAATTACGCCGGTGACAACCATCGCGCACATGTTTAAAGCATCCAAGCAGATCCTTGACGACTTCGCTCAGCTTCAGTCCACAGTTGACGCTGAGATGCGTTACGGCCTGAAGTATGTCGAAGAACAGGAGATCTTGTTTGGTGACGGCACCGGTGTGCATCTGCATGGCATCGTTCCTCAGGCATCAGCATTTGCTCCGGCGTTCACCGTTGAAAGCCAGAACGGCATTGATGATCTGCGTCTTGCAATGCTGCAAGCGCAGCTGGCGCGCTTCCCGGCTTCCGGCCATGTTCTGCACTTCATCGACTGGGCGAAAATTGAACTCACCAAAGACAGTCTGGGCCGCTACATCCTGGCTAACCCGGCAGCCCTGACTGGCCCTACTCTTTGGGGGCTTCCGGTGGTAGCAACTGAGGCAGCAGCTTTCCAGGGCAAATTCCTGACAGGCGCATTCAATGCCGCAGCTCAACTGTTCGATCGTGAAGATGCAAACGTGGTTATCTCCACCGAGAACGCCGACGACTTCGAGAAAAACATGATCTCAATTCGTTGCGAAGAGCGTCTGGCTCTTGCTGTTAAACGCCCTGAAGCTTTCATTTACGGTGCGTTCTCTGGCGGTGCTGGTAGCTAA
- a CDS encoding head maturation protease, ClpP-related translates to MSKKQLPVAPAGRPCARVTCETLPSALDRWDGGIKAAAADDNSISVFDVIGQDYWGEGVTAKRIAGALRAMNGDDVTVNINSPGGDMFEGLAIYNLLREYEGRVTVKVLGIAASAASIIAMAGDDIQIGRGAFLMIHNCWVYAMGNRHDFAELAQSLEPFDTAMADIYAARSGLDIAAVQKLMDAESYIGGSDAVAKGLADSLLSADAVSDGDESPAAALRKLDALLAKTNTPRSERRKLIKALSGGMSGAVTTDDGTPGATEDIKPETINSLESALAALVK, encoded by the coding sequence ATGAGCAAAAAACAACTTCCGGTTGCGCCGGCGGGTCGCCCCTGCGCGCGTGTTACCTGTGAAACATTACCGTCCGCACTGGACCGATGGGACGGCGGCATCAAAGCAGCGGCCGCCGACGATAACAGCATTTCTGTTTTTGATGTGATCGGGCAGGACTACTGGGGCGAAGGGGTGACAGCGAAACGTATTGCCGGTGCACTTCGGGCGATGAACGGCGACGACGTTACGGTGAATATCAACTCACCTGGCGGGGACATGTTCGAAGGTCTGGCTATTTATAACCTTCTCCGCGAATACGAAGGCCGTGTAACTGTGAAGGTGCTGGGCATTGCAGCCAGTGCCGCATCGATAATTGCGATGGCCGGGGATGATATTCAGATTGGCCGCGGTGCCTTCCTGATGATCCACAACTGCTGGGTATACGCTATGGGAAACCGCCATGACTTTGCTGAACTGGCACAGTCACTGGAGCCCTTCGATACCGCTATGGCTGATATCTACGCGGCGCGCTCCGGCCTTGATATAGCTGCCGTTCAGAAACTGATGGACGCCGAAAGTTATATCGGAGGCAGTGATGCCGTGGCGAAAGGGTTGGCAGACAGCCTGCTTTCTGCTGATGCAGTCAGTGATGGTGATGAATCTCCTGCCGCTGCGCTGCGCAAACTTGATGCGCTACTGGCTAAAACCAACACTCCGCGCTCAGAGCGCCGAAAACTCATTAAAGCCTTATCTGGTGGCATGTCTGGCGCTGTCACCACCGACGACGGTACGCCGGGCGCTACCGAAGATATCAAACCTGAAACCATCAATTCACTTGAAAGCGCCCTGGCGGCGTTAGTCAAATAA
- a CDS encoding phage tail tape measure protein, whose amino-acid sequence MATLRELIIKISANSQSFQTEISRASRMGQDYYRTMQNGGRQAAAASRETQRALADLTGQLNSAKASAMGLTGAFAGAYATGHLISLADEWSSVNARLKQASKSSDDFKESQKELMDISQRTGTAFSDNASLFARSAASMREYGYSSEDVLKVTEAISTGLKLSGASTSEASSVITQFSQALAQGVLRGEEFNSVNENGDRVIRALASGMGVARKDLKAMADQGQLTSDKVVPALISQLGALRDEYVAMPQTVASATTKIENAFMAWVGGANEATGATSALTGVLNDISDNINTVASAAGVLAALGGSKFIGGMIGDLGSQTAQLVEARKNEIALAAARANTATQSQRKAVADAIAAERAYQLAQSELVLAKNTNAEATATQNAIARRRAMITANAALVQSNRAVAASQQALNSATSVLGLVKTGATGLLGLVGGLPGLLMLGAGAWYTMYQNQEQARRSAQEYAGQIDEIRQKTSKMSLTETDENRGQTVEALVEQNRLVDEQARKVGELKLQIDDLNASRGKPGITSENDANILRAISIVTDQLAVEEGKLNDMRDKSRGIQQALEEIERRRNDLIREQAWRQNAVYQSLVMMNGQHSEFNRLLGLGNQLLMTRQGLANVPLRLPQADLDKKQTDAIEKSRRDLELSRLKGEAKERLRLGYAADDLGLTSDPQFQTGRQELINNGLAEWRNNEANKPQKKGPKTEGEKTEDVYKRLIKQQKEQIALQGQNTELAKVKYQVSQGELSTLSQAQKAEVMRNAALIDQVKLREQLRNYEANLADSNASARAANEAQLLGYGQGTRFRERLQEQFNLRKEFEQKNTDLLRQRQAGEIDEAFYQQGLALNKRYLEERLRDQEGYYAASDAQRDDWMTGLSEGYANWVDEATDYSSMAADGMKQAMGGAVTSITDMLNGNVDSWKDWGVSVLKIIQNVLVNMAVANGVSSIGSLFSFGASSAATASSGTAIQNAGANFTLNAKGNVYDSPSLSAYSNGVFQTPQLFAFAKGAGVFAEAGPEAIMPLTRAADGSLGVRAVGTPQVSGGVPSVNFGDINIQGGSPQAASQGTAGAAGRQLKDAITGVINEQASMPGSPLWRLIKGV is encoded by the coding sequence ATGGCAACATTACGTGAATTGATTATTAAAATTTCCGCTAACTCGCAATCATTCCAGACGGAAATTTCGCGTGCCTCACGTATGGGACAGGACTATTACCGTACCATGCAAAATGGTGGTCGGCAGGCAGCGGCAGCGTCAAGAGAAACTCAGAGAGCCCTAGCTGACCTAACGGGGCAGCTTAATTCAGCAAAGGCGTCTGCTATGGGCCTTACTGGTGCATTTGCTGGCGCATATGCGACTGGACATCTAATCTCGCTTGCTGATGAGTGGAGCTCAGTTAATGCTCGCCTGAAACAAGCATCCAAATCTTCTGATGATTTTAAGGAATCACAGAAAGAGTTGATGGATATCAGCCAGCGAACCGGCACTGCATTTTCAGATAATGCCAGTCTTTTTGCTCGCTCAGCCGCTTCTATGCGTGAGTATGGTTACAGTTCAGAAGATGTTCTGAAAGTAACTGAGGCCATTTCAACTGGGCTTAAGTTGTCTGGTGCAAGCACATCTGAAGCCAGTTCAGTAATAACGCAGTTTAGTCAGGCGCTGGCACAGGGTGTTCTTCGTGGAGAGGAATTTAATTCCGTCAACGAAAATGGCGATCGCGTCATTCGCGCGCTGGCATCCGGCATGGGCGTTGCCAGAAAAGATTTAAAAGCAATGGCAGATCAGGGGCAACTTACCTCTGATAAGGTTGTACCAGCGTTAATCAGCCAACTCGGCGCATTGCGTGATGAATATGTTGCTATGCCTCAGACAGTCGCTTCAGCGACGACAAAAATTGAAAACGCCTTTATGGCGTGGGTTGGTGGTGCAAATGAAGCTACCGGAGCGACAAGTGCACTTACTGGTGTGTTGAATGATATTTCAGACAATATAAATACAGTTGCATCTGCTGCTGGTGTCTTGGCTGCGCTCGGCGGTTCAAAATTCATTGGCGGTATGATTGGCGATCTTGGAAGCCAAACAGCGCAACTCGTTGAGGCAAGGAAAAATGAAATAGCACTTGCCGCTGCCAGGGCAAATACTGCCACACAGTCACAGCGCAAGGCGGTCGCCGATGCTATTGCTGCTGAGCGAGCATATCAACTGGCTCAGTCCGAGCTTGTCTTAGCTAAGAATACTAATGCTGAGGCCACAGCGACTCAAAATGCTATAGCCAGACGCCGTGCAATGATTACAGCGAACGCTGCTCTGGTGCAGTCAAACAGAGCCGTGGCAGCATCTCAACAAGCTCTTAACTCTGCAACATCTGTGCTGGGATTGGTAAAAACTGGAGCTACAGGCCTTTTAGGGTTGGTTGGCGGGTTGCCAGGACTGCTGATGCTTGGCGCTGGTGCCTGGTACACCATGTATCAGAATCAGGAGCAAGCTCGTCGTTCTGCCCAGGAGTATGCTGGGCAGATTGATGAAATTAGACAAAAAACCTCAAAAATGTCTCTGACTGAGACAGATGAAAATCGCGGGCAAACCGTTGAGGCTTTAGTTGAACAAAATCGCCTTGTTGATGAGCAAGCCAGAAAGGTTGGTGAGCTGAAGCTCCAGATTGACGATTTGAATGCATCGCGTGGAAAACCTGGCATTACCAGCGAGAACGATGCAAATATTCTGAGAGCAATATCTATAGTGACGGACCAGCTCGCTGTAGAAGAGGGAAAATTAAATGACATGCGAGATAAGTCTCGCGGAATACAACAGGCTCTTGAAGAAATTGAGCGGCGGCGCAACGATTTAATACGCGAACAAGCTTGGCGTCAGAACGCTGTCTATCAGTCACTAGTCATGATGAATGGCCAGCATTCTGAATTTAACCGACTGCTGGGGCTGGGCAACCAGCTCCTTATGACTCGTCAGGGCCTGGCTAATGTTCCACTCAGACTTCCTCAGGCTGATCTCGATAAAAAGCAAACCGATGCTATTGAAAAGAGCCGCCGTGACCTGGAGTTATCACGTCTTAAAGGAGAGGCTAAAGAGCGTTTACGGTTGGGTTATGCCGCCGACGATCTGGGACTAACCAGTGACCCACAATTCCAGACTGGCCGTCAGGAGTTGATTAATAACGGTCTGGCTGAATGGCGAAATAATGAGGCCAATAAGCCTCAGAAAAAAGGGCCAAAGACGGAAGGCGAAAAGACAGAGGATGTCTATAAGCGTCTGATCAAACAACAGAAGGAGCAGATTGCCCTGCAAGGGCAGAATACCGAGCTGGCAAAGGTTAAATATCAGGTAAGCCAGGGTGAGCTTTCTACGCTGAGTCAGGCCCAGAAAGCCGAAGTTATGCGAAATGCTGCTCTCATCGATCAGGTAAAACTTCGCGAGCAGCTGCGCAACTACGAAGCCAACCTTGCTGACAGCAATGCCAGCGCCCGTGCAGCTAATGAGGCTCAACTTCTTGGGTATGGGCAGGGGACCCGGTTCCGCGAAAGACTTCAGGAGCAGTTCAACTTGCGTAAGGAGTTTGAGCAGAAGAATACCGATCTTCTCCGGCAGCGTCAGGCTGGTGAAATTGATGAGGCGTTCTATCAGCAGGGGCTGGCGCTTAATAAGCGCTATCTCGAAGAGCGCCTGCGCGACCAGGAAGGATATTACGCTGCTTCTGATGCTCAGCGCGATGACTGGATGACGGGCTTGTCTGAAGGTTATGCCAACTGGGTGGACGAAGCGACAGATTACTCCTCCATGGCAGCTGACGGGATGAAGCAGGCAATGGGTGGGGCGGTAACTTCGATTACTGACATGCTCAATGGCAATGTCGACAGCTGGAAGGACTGGGGCGTCAGTGTACTGAAGATTATCCAGAACGTCCTGGTGAATATGGCTGTTGCTAATGGCGTCAGCTCAATTGGATCACTGTTCAGTTTTGGTGCCTCGTCAGCCGCTACCGCCAGCAGCGGTACCGCTATTCAGAATGCTGGTGCGAACTTTACCCTTAATGCCAAAGGTAATGTTTACGACTCCCCATCCCTGAGCGCATACAGCAATGGAGTGTTTCAGACTCCTCAGCTTTTTGCATTTGCCAAAGGTGCGGGAGTGTTTGCAGAGGCTGGACCTGAAGCCATTATGCCACTTACCCGTGCTGCTGATGGTTCTCTGGGCGTTCGGGCTGTTGGCACTCCTCAGGTCTCTGGTGGTGTGCCTTCAGTTAACTTCGGCGATATCAATATTCAGGGTGGATCACCACAGGCGGCCAGTCAGGGAACAGCCGGTGCCGCTGGCAGACAACTGAAAGATGCCATCACTGGCGTTATTAACGAGCAGGCCAGTATGCCTGGCTCACCATTGTGGCGTTTGATTAAGGGAGTTTAA
- a CDS encoding HK97-gp10 family putative phage morphogenesis protein encodes MIETSLDFSGLNDIAKDLEALSHAENNKVLRDATRAGAEVLKEEVIARAPVRTGKLKKNVVVLTQRSRRRGEISSGVHIRGRNMRTGNSDNTMKASDPRNAFYWRFVEMGTANMPAHPFVRPAYDTREEEAASVAIARMSQAIDEVLSK; translated from the coding sequence ATGATTGAGACGAGCCTCGATTTTTCCGGGTTGAATGATATCGCAAAGGACCTTGAGGCGCTTAGCCACGCTGAAAACAACAAGGTTCTGCGTGATGCCACGCGCGCTGGCGCCGAAGTGCTTAAGGAAGAAGTGATCGCCCGCGCGCCGGTACGCACCGGGAAATTGAAAAAAAACGTGGTTGTACTGACTCAGCGATCACGCAGACGTGGGGAAATATCTTCTGGCGTTCATATTCGTGGACGCAACATGCGAACCGGTAATAGCGACAACACCATGAAAGCCAGCGACCCGCGTAATGCGTTTTACTGGCGGTTTGTTGAAATGGGCACCGCGAACATGCCTGCACATCCGTTTGTGCGACCCGCTTACGATACGCGCGAGGAAGAGGCCGCCAGCGTCGCCATTGCCAGGATGAGTCAGGCTATTGATGAGGTATTGAGCAAGTGA